The Daphnia pulex isolate KAP4 chromosome 7, ASM2113471v1 genome includes the window AATTGGCGCCTCTGGGGGAAAAGATTCTACGGTTCTTGCTTATGTTCTAAAgcatttgaatgaaaagtaCAACTATGGATTGAAACTTGTTCTACTTTCGATTGATGAAGGAATCACAGGTTgctaaaaaaatcttattattgGTTATCAACTTTCCtacttttacaatttttattgaaaaatcttATTCTATGTTTTAGGTTATCGTGATGATAGTCTAGAATCTGTTAAGAGAAATCAAGAAGAATACAATATTCCACTCACAGTCTTGTCATATAAAGATCTGTATGGTTGGACCATGGATGATATTGTGAAGCAAgtggggagaaaaaacaactgtACCTTCTGTGGAGTATTCCGTAGACAGGCTTTAGATAGAGGGGCTATGCTTCTCAAATGTGATATTATTGCTACTGGGCACAACGCAGATGATGTTGCAGAGACCATTCTCATGAATCTTTTGCGGGGTGACATCGCTCGACTACAACGTTGTACCTTTCATATTACAGTAAGTGTCAAGTTTGGTCAAAGTTATTATTTATCTAgattcaatatttaaaatctttaTTATCTACTTTGAATCAGGGTTCAGACGGTTCCTTGCCACGGGTTAAACCCTTCAAGTATGCgtacgaaaaagaaattgttctcTATGCATATTTTAAGAAACTGGATTATTTTGCAACTGAATGTGTGTACGCTCCAGACGCATATCGAGGGCACGCAAGAGCATTGGTGAAAGACCTCGAAGCATTAAGATCGACTTCAATTATCGACATTATTCACGCAGGTACATTAGATTggactttttttcctgaagaattcaattaaactttttaaaatctagGCGAACAATTAGCTATCAAAGATGGAGTCAAACTCCCGAAGCAAGGATTGTGCAGTTCGTGCGGTTATGTGTCCAGCAACATAATATGTAAAGCATGCGTTCTTCTAGAAGGGTTGAATCGTGGGAGACCGAAGCTGGCAATTGGAAAGAGTAACAAAGCATTGGCCGAATTATTAGCTGAGCGACTGCAAAATGCGGCTAGTATAAAAACTACAATACAAGACCAGTTCTAAATTGTTGCTAGATCCGCTAGGTCTATCTCTACAATACCTTATTTTGtgttaataaatgaataatctCAAAAATAAGCTTAATAATTAAAAGTTTTATTCCTCAAATATTCAGAGTTAAAAGACTTGTTCTATGATTTACATATTTGTTCAGTGTGCTTTTGCTACATACTAAGGAAGTTGCGCCTTTTATTTgggttaaaatttttttgccgTGTCATTAGAGAGATACACACGGCTAAGCGCTAAGGTAAAGCTTAGACTTCATTTAGGCCTAATAACCAACCGCTGACAGACTAACGAACcatattatttataataatttgtAAATAGCCTACTACGTAAAGTCTCTGATTGACTCAGATATTAGACGTTTCTTCGGGCAGCTTCGggcttcttcatttttacatGATCGCCACAAGCACGAATCTTGGTCTTAGCCTACCCAtatatgtttaaatttttatgttttatcactgtgtaattattttgaacgGAGCCGACGGAGCAAACAAAAACGGGAATGGGTCCTACAGTTTACAGGTCTATAGCTCTGCATAAAGCAGCGCCCCTTGCGGACTCTGATCGAACACTAGCTCCATTCGCACAGATATATTGGGGAGTTCAGCAGGCCACAGCATATAGTAACAATAGACGGCATGGTAATTATTGTTGTCTGCTTCAAACAGTCAGATTCAGGCATTCAGCACAGACAGAAACTCGGACTTGCAGAGTGTGTTCTAATAAGATTCTAAAGTGGCAAACATTACCctattgttattttaaacttCAACAGTTTTCGACGTCTAGAAAATGTCATTattaacacaaattttaacaaacttACAACCTTGTAATATATTTGATTcatacaattaaaaattttatccaAATAATATTCAATTCTGAAATAATAAGGTAAAACTCTGAATTCTGCTGTACGCTGGGCTTCGAAGAAGGCTGGCGGTTCCTCAAGGAATCCGAAAGGACATGCCCCTGGTAAGCGTAGAGGAATCAAGACTCAAGATGGGTCTAAAGTAACACAAAGTTCAATTTTGCTACGTCAACTTCATATTCGCTGCCATCCTGGTCTCAACGTAACTATATCAATCTGTTGATTTTGCCAAATtggaaagaaattaattttcatttaattgcaGGTTGGGATGGGCAAGGATGGTTCTCTCTATGCTCTGCAACCAGGAAGAGTACTTATAACTTGTGAGAAGTTTGAACCTAATTTTGACAAATATTGGACCAATAAAGCCTATGGATCAAGGAAAGAGAACATGAATaatgtttataaaaaatacttcCATGTTATCCCTGAACCTCTAGAGCCAAAGTTTAAATTAGTTGATGTAATTTAAGTGTAATTTGTGTGCTTGTGGTTTAGTGAAGGCAATTAATAAAGTCAAGtctataaaaagaagattttcatCTCGTAGTAGAAATTTCTGTGTATCCAACgttgtttcagaaaaaaagatactTCCCACATTTAAACATATAGATTTTGCAGGGAAATAAAACCGTATTCTAAACATAAAATTACTTAAAAGGAACGACACAAATCACTCAACAGTAAAACATTTGACCCCATCCATTTCCACTGCGTCGTCGTCTATATTCTCTGATGATTTTGACAATGCCTCCTTTGCACtcattttctttaagaaaTTGGTTAATGGAGTTGTTTTAGTATCACTCTTGGGTTTCTTGGTTGCAGATGTTGGAAGACTAATCAACGAGATGCGTTTTTTTGCTTTAGGAGTTGAGAAAATTGGTTGCTTAGCTggctcatttgaatttttctccgATTCTGGAAGCTCGTTCTCCTGCGATGAAGGGACTCTGTTTGCTGATAAACTAGCTGGctgaacaaatttctttatgaGCGACACGCGCGGGGTCTTTGCTGGTGGGGTGTCCTCCTCAGTTCTAGAATCGTCGGCCTTGCGTCCTCGCTTTTTCGTCTCGGTAGCGAATTCCCAAGTATTAATGACAGATAATTCAGTGAGATTGTAACGATCAAGAACATC containing:
- the LOC124198446 gene encoding 50S ribosomal protein L27-like, translating into MSLLTQILTNLQPCKTLNSAVRWASKKAGGSSRNPKGHAPGKRRGIKTQDGSKVTQSSILLRQLHIRCHPGLNVGMGKDGSLYALQPGRVLITCEKFEPNFDKYWTNKAYGSRKENMNNVYKKYFHVIPEPLEPKFKLVDVI
- the LOC124198445 gene encoding cytoplasmic tRNA 2-thiolation protein 1-like, which gives rise to MVVFCSTGCGSTAVLKRPKTDDALCKNCFFWAFETEVHHTITSTKMFQPGQLVAIGASGGKDSTVLAYVLKHLNEKYNYGLKLVLLSIDEGITGYRDDSLESVKRNQEEYNIPLTVLSYKDLYGWTMDDIVKQVGRKNNCTFCGVFRRQALDRGAMLLKCDIIATGHNADDVAETILMNLLRGDIARLQRCTFHITGSDGSLPRVKPFKYAYEKEIVLYAYFKKLDYFATECVYAPDAYRGHARALVKDLEALRSTSIIDIIHAGEQLAIKDGVKLPKQGLCSSCGYVSSNIICKACVLLEGLNRGRPKLAIGKSNKALAELLAERLQNAASIKTTIQDQF